Genomic window (Mycoplasma sp. NEAQ87857):
TAAAAGAATTAGTAAGTAATTCTAATACAATTGTTCTTGGTATCCCTTCTAAATCAATGAAAGTGGTATTAAAACACTTACAAAAGAATATTAAATATAGAAAGATTGATATCATCAATCTTTCAAAAGGGATTGAACCTAATAGTGAATTATTATTTTCAGAGTTCATTAAAAAGAGATTTAAAGGTAATTTAAAAAACCTAGCTACCTTTATAGGTCCAAGTTATGCTTCTGAAGTATTCCAAAATGAGCTAACAATGATTAATATTGTGTCAGATAATCAAGAATATATGGATTCTTTAGTTAAATACTTCAATAATAGCTACTTTAAATTAATACCTTCAACCAATGTTATTGGTGCAGAGATGTTTGCTGCATTAAAAAACGTTTTAGCAATAGGATTAGGTATTATTAGCTACAAACATAGTGGTAAAAATACTCAATCAGCAATGCTTACTATTGGTATTAATGAAATTTTAAAAATCTATCAAAGCTTATATCCAAATGATTTTAATATATTTGCTGGATTAGATTTTTCAGGTATTGGAGATGTTATTTTAACTTGTACATCAGATAAAAGCAGAAACTTTACTTTAGGTTATGAAATTGCTGAATTTGGATTAAAAAGTACATTAGAGAAAAACAAAACAACTATTGAAGGTTTTGAAACTGCTAAAACACTTGATAAATTGCTTAAAAAACATGAAATCGAAGCTCCATTTTTTGCAAGTATTATTGAAGTTATTTTAAAAGGTAAAAATCCATTTAAAATAACAGACTTTTTAACAAATAGTAAAAAGTACTAATATAGCTGTAGTATTTATAAAATATTAAAAAATAATATAAAATATAAAATATATTTTTGCATTTGTGCAATAAATTAAAGGAGAAATTATGAAACACACACTAAATAATGAAAATAGTGAAGTAGTTATATCATTATCTGTATCAAAAGATGATCTTGCTTCACTAGTAGATAAAAACATTGAAAAAGCAGCTAAAAAAGTTAAAATTAATGGATACCGTCCAGGAAAAGCTCCTTTAGCAAAAGCGATACAATATGTTGATAAAGAAGACTGCTACAGAAGAGCATTAGGTCAAATCTCTGAAAAAGAATTTCCAAATGTTGCTAAATACATTGAAGAAAATAAATTAACAGTTGCTGAATTAGTTTCTGTAAGTGAAAATGTGCTTGAAAATGGTGATTTATCACTTGAATACAAATACAGCATTTTCCCTGATTTTTCAGTTGTTGATTTTAAATCATTAGATGTTAAAGTACAATCAATTGAAGTTACTGAAGAAGAAATCAAAGAATACAAAAATAAATTATTAGATTCATTATCAGTTTATGTTGACGCAAAAGAAGGTCAAACAACAGCTAATGGAGATAAATTAGTTATTGATTTTAAAGGGTTTATTGATAATGAGCCATTTGAAGGTGGAGAAGCTGAAGGATATGAATTACAATTAGGTTCACATAGCTTCATTAAAGGATTTGAAGAACAACTTTTAGATAAACCTCTTGGATGAAGTGGATCAATTAATGTTACTTTCCCAGAAGATTACTTCTCAGAAGCTTTCCAAGGTAAAGAAGCAGTATTTGATGTTACAATTCATTCATTTACTAAACTTCAAACATTTGAAGTTACAGAAGAAAATGTTAAATTATTTGGTTTAAATAATGTTAGCTCAGTAGAAGAATTTGATAAATGAATTTCAAACAAAGTTAAATTAGAAAGATTATTTGATGTATGTATGAAATTTAAATCAGATTTATCTGATGAAATTTTCTCAAAATATTCAATCCACATTCACCCTAACTTCTTATCAAACACAATTAATAAATTAAAAAATGATTTCAAAGCAACATTAACTCAATACAAAATTAAGAAAACTGAATACTTAAAATTAATCAAAATGTCTGAAGAAGACTTAGAAAAACAATTTACCAAAGAAGCATTAAAAATTGTTTCTCACCAATTAGTGGAAGTTTTCTTAGCACAAAAAATTGAATTTAAACCTACAAAAGAAGAGCTTGAAGCTTTAGCAGATAAATTAGCTGAAAAGAACTTATCAACAGGTAATGCAATGTTAGATAACTTAGCATTCTTACAATTCATGACCAAAGTAGTTGCTTTAGTATCAGAAGAAAAATCTCAAGAATTAACTAAAGCATTTGATGCATTATTACAATAATTATTAAATAAAAAATGTATAAGTAATTAAACTTATACATTTTTTATTTTGCTTGATTATTGAATTGTGAAGTATATAAATCATAATAAAACCCTTGTTTTTCTAATAGTTCCTTATGATTTCCTTGTTCAATAATAAATCCATTATCAATAACAATTATTTTATTAGCATTTTTAATAGTACTTAATCTATGAGCAATAACAAATGATGTTTTATTTTCCATTAAATGTAACATTGATTTTTGTACTATTTGTTCAGTAGCAGAGTCAATATTACTTGTTGCTTCATCTAAAATTAAAATACTTCTATTGGATAAAATTGCTCTAGTTAATGACAACAATTGTTTTTGACCTTGAGAAATATTTGCTCCATTGTTTTCAATCATTGTATTATAACCATTTGGTAAGCTTTTGATAAAGTGATGAGCTTTAGTCATTTTTGCAGCTTCAATAATTTCATCCATTGAAGCATTTGGTTTAGCTAATTTTAAGTTATCTAAAATGGTTAAATTAAATAAAAATG
Coding sequences:
- a CDS encoding NAD(P)H-dependent glycerol-3-phosphate dehydrogenase; the encoded protein is MSKKRKFGFIGTGAWSSALANVLVTNGHEVMMYGINKDEIQAINNGNNYRYFGSSDFNDKELISATNDLKELVSNSNTIVLGIPSKSMKVVLKHLQKNIKYRKIDIINLSKGIEPNSELLFSEFIKKRFKGNLKNLATFIGPSYASEVFQNELTMINIVSDNQEYMDSLVKYFNNSYFKLIPSTNVIGAEMFAALKNVLAIGLGIISYKHSGKNTQSAMLTIGINEILKIYQSLYPNDFNIFAGLDFSGIGDVILTCTSDKSRNFTLGYEIAEFGLKSTLEKNKTTIEGFETAKTLDKLLKKHEIEAPFFASIIEVILKGKNPFKITDFLTNSKKY
- the tig gene encoding trigger factor; the encoded protein is MKHTLNNENSEVVISLSVSKDDLASLVDKNIEKAAKKVKINGYRPGKAPLAKAIQYVDKEDCYRRALGQISEKEFPNVAKYIEENKLTVAELVSVSENVLENGDLSLEYKYSIFPDFSVVDFKSLDVKVQSIEVTEEEIKEYKNKLLDSLSVYVDAKEGQTTANGDKLVIDFKGFIDNEPFEGGEAEGYELQLGSHSFIKGFEEQLLDKPLGWSGSINVTFPEDYFSEAFQGKEAVFDVTIHSFTKLQTFEVTEENVKLFGLNNVSSVEEFDKWISNKVKLERLFDVCMKFKSDLSDEIFSKYSIHIHPNFLSNTINKLKNDFKATLTQYKIKKTEYLKLIKMSEEDLEKQFTKEALKIVSHQLVEVFLAQKIEFKPTKEELEALADKLAEKNLSTGNAMLDNLAFLQFMTKVVALVSEEKSQELTKAFDALLQ